CAGACAATATATAGACTTGTGTAAAATTGTGTACGATGTAAAATAAACCTCATTAACATGTACTAATTTACATGAGTCCCAGGGAATAATTACAGTGTCATCTTCATATACTATAGAAAAAAATGGAAGCTGTGCAGTCATTTGTTTCCCGCTGCGTGTGCTTCTCACTCTGCAGTCATTACCATCTTCAAGGGCAAAGTAGAGGAGGTGGAGCTTCCTGTGGAAAAGGTGGACATCATCATCTCAGAGTGGATGGGTTACTGCCTCTTCTACGAGTCCATGCTCAACACCGTCATCTTTGCCAGGGACAAATGGCTGGTATGATAGAGGTGGAATGGAGACGTAGGGGAGTTCAGCTCAGCTTATTGTTTCAGGGTTCAGGTAATGACAAGGTAGCAGATTTACTGCATCAATGATGATCCAGCAGGTTTTCTGCTCCACTCACATAGTCTTATATTACACTGCCAGGTGTGTGTGAACAATAGAGGTGATGAAtggcttctgtgtgtgtgtgtgtatgtgtatgtgtgtgacaGAGAGAAAGTGCATATGATTCCTGAGACTAATTTTGTCTCCAGAAACCTGGAGGCCTGATGTTTCCTGACAGAGCTGCTCTCTATGTGGTCGCCATTGAAGACAGACAGTACAAGGACTTCAAGATTCATTGTAAGTAATGTATTCTGTAATGccttggttcccaaagtggggtacgtgAATTGTCATcgggggtacgtgaatgaaaattaaaaacaatgacaacattggaaactagaatataaattgagcagttaaagcagaactaagcaactttttcaccttaataaaacattctcgtagtccctgtgagggtaatacaagtgtttatggggtgactACCGCTGCTGCCTCTGGCCAGAAAagagcacttgcaactttcctgcctccgacctggTGGCAAGACATACTGCTTtatggcagcccaatacaaactaatgctaaattatgaccatccccgtggctgcacacggttgtctacaaattcacttttctcaaacttatatcatggtggagccagcaaaaaaaggcagagaagacctttgtccgaggaacagagcaactccatgaagtgacagctcagcagcaacacacaccgCGATGACAGTGTGTGGGCACACACACgcaacccagtgctccatcaggcagcacacacacaaaaatccattcatctatctatctatctatctatctatctatctatctatctatccattttcagagccgctttgtcagcacacaaacaaacacacacgcacacatttccacactccgtTCCGTATTACttccacatcattcatttattttactggtctctcttcctcatactgtccacatggtcacatgggactatacgTGTGAAAGcccccttagtgtcactgttgtattataTATTTTCAGTGATCGGCTGCTACCggcttgggagagcaaaggtgtgcatgtagctgtagggtggggcaggtggcgggggggggggggtgcaaaGTTTTTACGACACTAACACAACctaaagggacctttagggggagcgctaagcacaagttacttatTTCTGCtttgatgctaggctaattctaggctaatgctaatgctaggtgaatgttaatgctaggctaacgcGAGGTTATTGTTttagctaggctaatgctaggttaatgctaatgctattgaattgaaaagtaaaaatacttctatgcatccatttaTTGGTCTCCACATGCCGcaatgctatttatttatttttgtttttttaatttatatttaaaaacaattgtaatgaTATCTACAGTATGTACTAGAGTAAATGACACACGTGCTTTTATTTGCTTTACCCCAAGATTATCACAGTATGGCTACATAGaacatctttttttaacaaaaaaaccccCTAAAGCTGAATGTTATCATGAAGCTTCATATTcttatttttagttttcttcCGTTGGCGGTTCATTGAATCGTTTGCTCATTGCACACATGTTTTGGATGCCATGAATAAaagactaattttttttttttcagggatGATGTTTCATTTCAGTAATATAGTAACATGTTTCAgtaccttttcttttttcttcttcataatGCACAGGGTGGGAGAATGTGTATGGGTTTGACATGAGCTGCATTCGAAATGTGGCCATCAAGGAGCCATTGGTGGATGTGGTGGATCCCAAGCAGGTGGTGACCAACGCCTGCCTCCTCAAGGTTAGTGTGTATGTTTATTTACACTGATCAATGTCACAGTATATTGAGTTTCTGCTTCATACAGcgaaatgtttttcttttgctttgGTCATACATAATAACCAACACTCAAAGAAAAGTGGTCTGTACTCATCAAGATCTGCTATAACGACACATTATATAACAAACCTTCTTTTGTTGACCATGAACAGCCTGCTGTGTATCAACAGAGGTAACGGGCTACAGTATGTAAGGGTCAATGGGATGCTTtgtacacacacagtgaaacaAGTGCCATCAAAACAAGGCTGTGTGAAAAGctggacttttaaaaacaaaattgtatggttcttgtttgatttataatgttcaccaaggaggtcatatctttaccgttttttttttttttttggttttttttctgttagcaggattatgttaaaattacttgacagattttgacatttttttaaccaaagatggacCATATGCCATTAATGATACATTTTTGGAGGGGATACAAATCAATATACTTATTCTGGATCAGTTAGTGCTCATGCAtttagacctactgtatggtcACACTTTACTCAAAGTTTTATACATCAGGCTGATATtacattgtcattattatgacatgacacctgtcattagcatgaatgaggtgtcTTGAAGGCTGTAATTACGTGTTGTTCATTACCCTAGACCTTCATTATTAACCTCATTATAACcttcataatttagcgaacgacacttaaagACAGCTTAATGTCAGCCTTCATGATACCTTATtcatgataatgacagcgtaatgtcagccttatgtataaaacttcaagtaaagtgttaccctgTAAGATTATCAATGGGAATAGAAAtgtatttcaagcctttaaagtgtgaatgatcatggtatcatgatcaggattactgatccagataaatgccaatatctggcaaagagaagATTTGTTGGCAGTCTTTAAGGTTTTGAAAGTGATCATTTAATAAAAGGAAATAATTACACTgaagtattttgtattttgttggggAAGATAGGAGAAACCCATGTGCTTTCCAGAACATCATTTGTTACTACTCATAAGAAATCACTCTCAGGtacaaatatattttcataCTACAACCCAAATCCAAAATGTAGGATTACATGAATTTTTCCCAAACTCTGTGGCTCTACATGTTCCCAGTCTGTCTCCTGGGACAGTTTTCTACAGCATAATGGAAGCTTCTAGTAAACTGTAATAGTCTTTGGCTTCGTTCCAGTGGCTTTTCTTTCAGCACTCAAATAAAGAAAGGATGAGAGCATTGTGAAAGGTGATAGTGGTTTTTGTTGGTGGCCTCTAGCTTTAGTCTTTATGCCTCTCTAGTCATTGGGTTCTCTCATTCACTCTTCCCTCCTTCTTTTGTGTCGTGTTTCTTTCTAATATCTCTCTTCATCACTTCCCTTCCTATTCTCACTGGATGACTTAATGTTTCTTATTTCTCTATCCTAATCAGTGATTGCTTTCTTCTCATCTGGTGTCGCATTTTACGATTTGAACAATGTCTGACCCCTTCCATTTGTGTAGAATCGGAGGTCATGCTCCGTCGCACCCTCTCAGGAATGGGAAAATGTCTCATAAGTATGGACATTGAGTCTTCAGTGGCAATGAAATTGAGTCATCGTGGCTTTTAGAAGCTCTAGTCTTGCCCTTTGTAATCAGAAAgctattttgtgtctttgagtTAGAGATACTTACTTGTGAGTTACTAAGAAGGttcagcaagattatttttgaatatgttaaggttcaaatgaaaccttaagacattattcaaaaagagaagataaaaatgatcttgttgGATTTACTACGCCAAAGTCAGGGAAACTTCATAAGAAACATAAatgcgatcagcagacgcctttgacaaagacaaaacatgtCAAGggatcaaagtggattttctaaggaacagttgtctaAATACATGAAACCATAAAATCTCACTGACAAGTTTGTTGACAAATTAATTCTTACTATTCATACAACTGTTCCTCTGGAAATCCAttgatctcctgatatgttttGACTGGCAGGCTTTGtcaaaggcgtctgctgatagctttgatgtttccttgacttccttgtaataattccagcaagtttcttttgtcttctttttggatAATATGTTATGTtcaatttattcaaacaactgtttttcaggaaatccactttgatctcccgacatgtttttCGACTGacaaactgccagtcttcgtcagaggtgtctgctgattgctttgatgtttcctttgaagtttccttgactttcgtgtaataattccagtaagAGTCTTCTTTTCAAATAAGACTATtcaattattcaaaaagaagacaaaaataatcttgctggaattattatgtggaagtcaaggaaacatcaaagcgatcagcagacacctctgacgaagactggcagtttgtCAGTCgaaaaaaacatgtcaggagatcaaagcggatatcctaaggaacagttgtctgaataaatgaaacctgaacATTTTACTGACAAgtttgttgaaaataaattctCACTTCTCTTATTCAGCCGTTTCTTCACCTTGCATCTACATGGGATTCATTTTAATACGATCTGCCACTCAAGCCTCCCATGTTAATGTAACAAAGTCTCTCTTGAGGACATTTTCTTCCCTTTGCTACAGTTTGCTGTAAATGACACTGGCATGGCATCATTGGAAAGGATGGAGGTGTTAAATTACAACCTGCCATGCTTGACGCCACATGGCCCAGTGATCTGTGAGCCGACAAAGACGAACATGTTGCACTGAGCAATCCTCCCAATCCTCTTTAAATACACCATCGTCCACATGAATAGCAGTTACACACCTGTTACTTCTCCGTTTCACGCCCAACACTCGCCCGCATCCTTACACGTTGTGTTGGACATGACACACATGTATCctcgcacacatacacacacaagaaGGAGAACGCCCACACAGCATGTGTAGTGTTAGCAGGCTTTACTCGACAGCCGTGAGTCAACCTGtgggctcacacacacatacacacaatcacacacacatgggAATAACAGTGATGAATAACCACAAGAAAATGGAGACGTGCTGCCTATGAAGGAGACATCTatgtgttcgaaatcgcatactaacataCGACACCCTACACCCTCaattagtatatactgtctactatattactgtaattatggttattatgattaggatgatgaccattaCCACTGAAGTGTACtcccaagtttcccaagatgcatttcaaacctacaacgacaaaaacctgaagcacactgacgCTAAATATCTCCtttaattctccacctttgaaagttctgaaaacattttaagtgagaaagtgaccaagtagaatattatcttgtgctcatttcatccataaaacacaattcatgccgacatttcggagattttcggagatccgccattgtgctactgacaaaactttcagttaacttcaaaacaagagccctatttacaaaagggtttaaagaaaaaattatggaagacaagaagtgatgcttttattttgaaaagggaatgtttgactcTTAGCTTGCAGCCGGACCCAGGACGATTTGACATTCCACTTGCATTGCATcttggggcggttgagtataaCTAGTGTGCCctccgtgcatacttaaaaaatgtcccaatatagtacatatccgggtatttctcgcatactcaatttttccatactatctaatgtgaatgcactacatagtatgagtagtatgtcaTCTTTGCTGAGTCACCTTCCAGCTGGTTGTCACTAAAAAggttaatgaaaaaaatgttgtgGTTGTATTTCAGGAGGTGGACATCTACACTGTGAAACCTGAGGATCTGTCCTTTACCTCAGCCTTCTGTCTGCAGATACAACGCAATGACTACGTCCACGCTCTCGTCACCTACTTCAACATTGAGTTTACCAAGTGTCACAAGAAGACTGGTTTCTCCACTGGTGAGATTCAGTTCCCCCTCACGTAACGCCCTAAAACACAGACAAGTTTTACCAATTCAAGACACACATTTTGCTAATGATGATATCCATCTCTGAGCGTTCTGTCTGTACTGTAACTAGTagtgttgtaaaaatgtaaaagtgactgccttctatgggtgaaacccggctattacaTTCCaatgtttctattggctgagaatggtggtttgtgatgttttaatggcttcttacatcaccaaccagcactgttggctccgcccctcctataaaaactagcacctgctGACGCTGCAACCTGTGGCCagtaggttggactgagagAAATGTAGATAGGGAGCTATCTCGATATCTAAGTATATGCCATAAAtgctatttatttacttttattcttatttatgcATGCACTTCAGCACATACAAAGAAATGTTACGCAGATGAGGGCGATCGGCGCCCGAACAGATGCATTTGCCGCTAAGttcactaaataaataaatgaactgcaTTCATGGCATATATTTAGGTtttaagtgatttatttatagCATGTATATTCAAAAAAcgagtgatttatttattgcattatGTTCGTaggtatttaatttttaatacatttattaattttttataatGGCAGAGTTGGTTCTCCCCTATAGATTGTTCCTTGGAGATTTTATTGTTtggactgggcgtgtcttaactgcacCAGGAGCTTTGCCcataaacaaggcattttttaacgtttcaatttaaagctgcaggagacaatattttttttatttaaaaaaaaaaaatctgataaagacataggggcggattcactaagatctgaagtAAAGGGTGGTAAACAGGTGTGTCCTTAATTCCTTTGGTTTGCTCACCTGCCGTGGGAAATTCACTAACAGCTGCGCGTATAAATGAACATGTAGCTTGTTCAATGTGGAgcggtgagtgcacagaagcacaaaattatatttgaagaagtgaaattagaggcaggtggacttctctgtctgctgcacaaacattaaataatgttgaaaattaaaaaaactaataaaaatgcTGTATAATAAGTGTTAAATcctaattatatatttttcctctAATTTAATGTATGTGCTCCTTcagttcctgtaactttgctcttatcagtccatggaaaacatcatccagcaggtctgagctcctgagcagcgctgtgtcaggCACACTCAAAATGTGAACCTTGTGCCATCGCTGCGTAAATTTCGCAGCTGATTCTTCCTTTTTTCATCTCCGCtatgttttgtgtcaacatttactgcagccatgatctctgtgtgtgagtttgcacctgcctgtgggTCGTAATATTTACAGCACAGAAAACAGTCAccacaaacagttccaggtttgatGAATGGCATTGTGCcccctgcattcatttatttgcatttcctcctcccattttttttgaGTCCCTTCTGTGACCGCCTACTTTACATGTTCATCAGAGGAAAACGCGCTATatggattgtgggcgcattgtgacgCGCTGAACATGCACAGTTCTGATTCCtcggggtttgtaccccttaatagcgcgtggagtgacatttgcacacgctttaatacccctaaacctttagtgcaTTCGCCCCTTAgtttaggcctcatagatcaataactcGAAGATCATTTgttcgaaagtttgtttttttctccaccgTAAATACTCTCTTACtgatatttttggaaaagttttgcacattacATTGAGCAATGTGGAGTCCCGAAAACTTTTtgcatctttgatttattgatttatgaggcctacactgtgtctttatctgattaaaaactaTTTGGTCACCAGAGGCAGCTTTAACAAGCTGGTTAGGAATGTTCCTCTCTATTGCTGTTGGAGTCGGTTGAGGACATTTCACTCGAGTACTTTGGAAACAACTGCCAAGTTCAGCTGAACCCccacagccccccccccccctaccTCCTCTATCCCTGCTACTTTGTCAGTGTTTTGAGCAGTAAATCAGTGGCTATTAAAGAAAACCCTCAACACTACATTTCACCGCCTCAGCTCTTGGTTACACTCTGCCGGTATTGCATGAATCAAACTGCATCACTGAGATGTCACCTATTGTAGTTAGAGTGGCTAAACAGTTAC
This genomic window from Gouania willdenowi chromosome 6, fGouWil2.1, whole genome shotgun sequence contains:
- the prmt8b gene encoding protein arginine N-methyltransferase 8-B isoform X2 produces the protein MGLRHSSRCLLLRRKMAEADCSEEMLKDEVRTLTYRNAMYHNKHVFKDKIVLDVGSGTGILSMFAANAGAKHVYGIECSSISEYSEKIIKSNHLHNVITIFKGKVEEVELPVEKVDIIISEWMGYCLFYESMLNTVIFARDKWLKPGGLMFPDRAALYVVAIEDRQYKDFKIHWWENVYGFDMSCIRNVAIKEPLVDVVDPKQVVTNACLLKEVDIYTVKPEDLSFTSAFCLQIQRNDYVHALVTYFNIEFTKCHKKTGFSTAPDAPSTHWKQTVFYLEDYLTVKKGEEIFGSIAVRPNEKNVRDLEFTLEMDFKGQICEAAISHDYKMR